A genomic stretch from candidate division WOR-3 bacterium includes:
- a CDS encoding electron transport complex subunit RsxA produces the protein MIFIGAFLVNNILLMRFIALCSFFGVSTSMDTSVGMSAAVVFVTMLATWVCWVLWHGVLLPLGLEFLRTAVFILVIAGLVQFVEMFLKKYVRGLYSAMGIYLPLITTNCAILAVTFLNVDYGYNLLQATIYALGVGGGYSLAIILFAAIRERLEDSPISPAFRGYPIAFVGASLISLAFLGFANLFGISA, from the coding sequence ATGATCTTCATCGGGGCATTCCTGGTGAACAACATCCTGCTGATGCGGTTCATCGCGCTCTGCTCCTTCTTCGGGGTTTCGACTTCCATGGACACGTCGGTCGGCATGAGCGCGGCGGTCGTGTTCGTCACGATGCTGGCGACCTGGGTCTGCTGGGTCCTCTGGCACGGCGTCCTGCTGCCGCTCGGCCTCGAGTTCCTTCGCACCGCGGTATTCATCCTCGTCATCGCCGGGCTCGTACAGTTCGTCGAGATGTTCCTCAAGAAGTACGTGCGCGGCCTTTACTCAGCCATGGGCATCTACCTGCCGCTCATCACCACCAACTGCGCCATCCTCGCGGTCACCTTCCTCAACGTCGACTACGGGTACAACCTGCTGCAGGCGACCATCTACGCACTGGGCGTGGGCGGCGGCTACTCGCTCGCCATCATCCTGTTCGCCGCCATCCGCGAGCGGCTGGAGGACTCGCCGATCTCACCTGCATTCCGCGGGTATCCCATTGCCTTCGTCGGCGCGTCGCTCATCTCCCTCGCCTTCCTCGGGTTTGCCAACCTCTTTGGGATCTCAGCCTGA
- a CDS encoding RnfABCDGE type electron transport complex subunit E has translation MTSKKPSRLGFLVNPIVRENAVLILMIGLCPVLATSTSARDALGMSAAASFVLIFSNVVVALVRKFVQPTIRIPIFIIIISTFVTIIDYVLQAYQPSLYQVLGVFVPLIVVNCIILGRAEAFAYGHGVFDSFLDGLGNSLGFTLVLVVLGSLREFFAVGTVFGYVVTPAWYRSAPMLFMIFPPGAFLLIGILKALVAKFKLDKR, from the coding sequence GCAAGAAACCATCGCGCCTCGGATTCCTGGTCAACCCGATAGTCCGCGAGAACGCGGTCCTTATCCTGATGATCGGCCTCTGCCCGGTCCTGGCCACGTCGACCTCGGCCCGCGATGCGCTCGGCATGTCCGCCGCTGCGTCATTCGTGCTGATCTTCTCGAACGTTGTCGTGGCGCTGGTGCGCAAGTTCGTCCAGCCGACCATCCGCATCCCGATTTTCATAATCATCATCTCCACCTTCGTGACCATCATCGACTACGTGCTCCAGGCCTACCAACCCTCGCTCTACCAGGTGTTGGGCGTATTCGTACCGCTGATTGTCGTCAACTGCATCATCCTCGGCCGGGCCGAGGCGTTCGCCTACGGCCACGGTGTCTTCGACTCCTTCCTCGATGGCCTCGGCAACTCGCTCGGGTTCACGCTCGTGCTGGTCGTCCTCGGATCCCTCCGCGAGTTCTTCGCGGTCGGCACGGTCTTCGGGTACGTCGTTACCCCGGCCTGGTACCGTAGCGCGCCGATGCTGTTCATGATCTTCCCGCCCGGTGCGTTCCTGCTCATCGGCATCCTCAAGGCATTGGTGGCCAAGTTCAAACTGGACAAGAGGTAG